The following are from one region of the Paenibacillus sabinae T27 genome:
- a CDS encoding MetQ/NlpA family ABC transporter substrate-binding protein, with protein MKKLLLVLLVGVVALLSACGSNKGSNSGAAPEEKKEITVGFGVGTYEEQFRQSILPILEKKGYKVNIKTFSQNMQVNPAMKEGSIDASIFQSTAYMEAINKEIGADMVGIAYVPGAPQGLYSVKHTTLDDVKDGTTVAVPNDPVNQERALRILEELGWVKIKEGAGVEDFNINSMEPDKYKIDIKILDPAQILVSLKDVDYGVVNGNYIANAGQKITDALKIENTPMQHRIIVSINKKDENTQWAKDLKAAYESPEFEAYIKGIEKYDGFILPEAWKNN; from the coding sequence ATGAAAAAGTTATTGCTCGTTCTTTTAGTTGGGGTTGTAGCATTGTTGTCGGCTTGCGGCTCGAATAAGGGCTCGAATTCAGGAGCTGCGCCGGAAGAAAAGAAAGAGATTACCGTTGGATTTGGCGTTGGTACCTATGAAGAACAATTCCGCCAGTCGATTCTGCCGATTCTGGAGAAAAAGGGCTACAAGGTTAACATCAAGACCTTCTCTCAAAACATGCAGGTAAACCCGGCCATGAAGGAAGGCTCCATTGACGCAAGCATCTTCCAAAGTACGGCGTACATGGAAGCGATCAATAAAGAAATTGGCGCGGACATGGTTGGTATCGCCTATGTGCCGGGAGCGCCGCAAGGTCTGTACTCCGTCAAGCACACCACACTCGATGATGTAAAAGACGGCACTACCGTTGCTGTCCCCAATGATCCGGTTAACCAGGAACGCGCTCTTCGCATTCTGGAGGAGCTTGGATGGGTTAAGATTAAAGAAGGAGCAGGTGTAGAGGACTTTAACATTAACAGCATGGAGCCGGACAAGTATAAAATTGATATTAAAATTCTGGACCCTGCGCAAATTCTGGTATCGCTCAAAGATGTCGATTATGGAGTCGTCAACGGAAACTACATTGCGAACGCCGGCCAAAAAATTACAGACGCATTGAAAATCGAAAATACGCCAATGCAGCACAGAATCATCGTATCCATCAACAAGAAGGATGAAAATACCCAATGGGCCAAAGACCTGAAGGCCGCCTATGAGTCTCCGGAGTTTGAAGCGTATATCAAGGGGATAGAGAAATACGACGGGTTCATCCTGCCTGAAGCGTGGAAAAACAATTAA
- the proC gene encoding pyrroline-5-carboxylate reductase produces MIGKQIHFIGGGQMAEAIIRAVINNQTISADRMSVTDINEARLQFLNKTYGVNTDSSQEKYLGEADLIVIAVRPQDNLAALGQAVQKFATPTTAIVSIVAGVTMEKLAGFFGAERPIIRVIPNTLTDTGYGYSGVALNAYANKDQVDGFLHGFGKVQYLDEALIDIFTGYGVAGPNYIYYFIESLADAGVLAGLPREQAWNVALENCVGAVAMLKHTGLHPRQLLDINNSPGGVGIHGLYELNNSDFAAGLQRSVLAAVKRTTELGEK; encoded by the coding sequence TTGATCGGAAAACAGATTCACTTTATCGGCGGCGGACAAATGGCTGAGGCCATTATCCGCGCCGTTATAAACAATCAAACCATATCTGCGGATCGAATGAGCGTAACGGATATCAATGAGGCGCGTCTTCAGTTCCTTAATAAGACTTACGGAGTGAACACGGACAGCTCTCAGGAGAAATATCTGGGCGAAGCAGACTTGATTGTGATTGCTGTCCGGCCGCAGGACAATTTGGCTGCATTAGGACAAGCTGTACAGAAGTTCGCAACACCTACCACCGCAATCGTTTCGATTGTGGCGGGTGTAACGATGGAGAAGCTGGCCGGATTTTTTGGAGCCGAACGCCCCATTATCCGGGTTATTCCTAATACGTTGACCGATACGGGTTACGGCTATAGCGGGGTTGCCTTAAACGCCTACGCCAATAAGGATCAGGTAGACGGCTTCCTGCACGGATTCGGAAAAGTCCAATATTTGGACGAGGCGTTGATTGATATCTTTACCGGATATGGTGTTGCCGGACCGAATTACATTTATTATTTCATTGAATCGCTTGCGGATGCTGGTGTGCTCGCCGGATTGCCGCGGGAACAAGCGTGGAACGTTGCGCTGGAAAATTGCGTTGGAGCTGTTGCCATGCTGAAGCACACCGGACTACATCCAAGACAACTGCTTGACATTAATAACTCCCCCGGCGGTGTAGGCATTCATGGCTTATATGAGCTGAACAACAGCGATTTCGCGGCCGGCCTGCAAAGAAGCGTTTTGGCGGCTGTAAAGCGGACGACCGAGTTAGGGGAGAAATAA
- a CDS encoding VOC family protein has protein sequence MASKNWDHLVHYVNDLDQPVKLFLDHGLVAFKGGSHTEWGTYNSLSYFGLTYIEFLGIENLELAKSTEHNRVVKDAVDTLPEHEALSRVVIRTDDIEEMAASLGAAGLKLSPIMDGKRLDNKGRLIEWRMMTIDGDFEGLVYPFIIQWKGTDAERLERLTASGIIQPHPAGHAEMKRAVFHVSDPAAAAEHWGRLFDLTALESDDKSVSLKIGNQFFDFVKGDENQFKQVIFETDSVKLKGETLRIGEGEYVFA, from the coding sequence ATGGCATCGAAAAATTGGGATCATCTTGTTCATTATGTCAATGATTTGGACCAGCCGGTTAAGCTCTTCCTGGATCATGGTTTGGTCGCCTTCAAGGGAGGATCGCATACGGAGTGGGGAACCTATAACAGCTTAAGCTATTTCGGGTTAACCTACATCGAGTTTCTGGGTATTGAAAATCTTGAATTGGCGAAGTCGACGGAGCATAACCGTGTGGTGAAAGATGCGGTTGACACATTGCCAGAGCATGAAGCTTTGAGCAGAGTCGTTATTCGGACCGATGATATTGAAGAAATGGCCGCTTCTTTGGGAGCGGCAGGCTTAAAGCTTTCTCCCATAATGGATGGCAAGCGTCTGGATAACAAGGGCAGATTAATCGAGTGGCGGATGATGACCATCGACGGCGATTTTGAAGGACTGGTCTATCCGTTTATCATTCAATGGAAGGGGACGGACGCGGAGAGATTGGAGCGCTTAACGGCATCCGGCATTATTCAGCCTCATCCCGCCGGTCATGCCGAAATGAAAAGAGCGGTATTTCATGTCTCCGATCCGGCAGCCGCCGCCGAGCATTGGGGAAGATTGTTTGACCTGACCGCCTTGGAGTCAGATGATAAATCCGTCAGCCTTAAGATTGGCAATCAATTTTTTGACTTCGTAAAAGGGGACGAGAATCAGTTCAAACAAGTGATTTTTGAAACGGATTCTGTAAAGCTGAAAGGGGAAACCCTTCGGATTGGTGAAGGAGAATATGTCTTCGCTTAA
- a CDS encoding accessory gene regulator B family protein: protein MILERLSRHIAIKIKEHDPEGPGSLEVLSYGIGLKLNLFSGILLTVLFGLLFSSVLHSILALVSFMVLRKFSGGFHLPITICSFVTGLVASLIPLVQIDQQTTAYLTMISLMITLIFAPNNYEELYNVEFDSWSKGISVLIILSNLYFQSAVVAVSFIIQSLLLLPIYPRKGGVNT, encoded by the coding sequence ATGATATTAGAAAGGCTATCGAGGCATATCGCAATAAAGATAAAAGAGCATGACCCGGAGGGCCCCGGTTCGCTGGAAGTATTGAGCTATGGCATCGGACTCAAGCTGAATCTGTTCTCCGGGATCCTTCTGACGGTCCTGTTCGGCTTACTATTTAGCAGTGTGCTTCACTCGATATTAGCGCTTGTATCTTTTATGGTTTTGCGAAAATTTTCTGGCGGATTCCATTTGCCCATTACCATATGTTCCTTTGTTACAGGACTGGTGGCTTCCTTAATTCCGTTAGTTCAAATAGACCAACAGACAACAGCCTATCTCACGATGATTTCGCTAATGATCACGCTTATATTTGCACCTAACAACTATGAAGAGTTATATAATGTCGAGTTTGATTCCTGGTCCAAAGGGATCTCCGTCCTGATCATCCTGTCTAATCTTTATTTTCAATCAGCGGTTGTGGCGGTTTCGTTCATCATTCAATCCCTGTTATTGCTGCCCATATACCCCAGAAAAGGAGGTGTTAACACATGA
- a CDS encoding LytTR family transcriptional regulator DNA-binding domain-containing protein, whose protein sequence is MDADQRSIVGVQVSNSGYGTLKTEFRENEIMSIEMWKPKKNYSIPIFHTRSGSFTVLTTLEECSSVFSAFVLLDTWNLVNLKKGERLETGSYGGRLYFQNSSIYTGVNLKSIGMWSDLVSKAKEAEKDDREILVSRIECSGRLDQGQFIKASDIFYIDTWEPKRNYHVPRFYTEEGCFTAGLTFQSCKEAFPHFFPAYNGSLVNIDWIDRIEEKMYGDTLLFKDSEHKTGIARSKVKYLKSIIEQ, encoded by the coding sequence ATGGATGCAGATCAGCGAAGCATCGTCGGTGTTCAAGTCTCAAATTCGGGATACGGGACTTTGAAAACGGAGTTCCGCGAGAACGAGATAATGAGCATTGAAATGTGGAAGCCGAAAAAAAATTACAGTATTCCGATTTTTCACACCAGAAGCGGCAGCTTTACCGTGTTGACGACTCTGGAGGAGTGCAGCAGCGTTTTTTCGGCTTTCGTTCTTTTGGACACATGGAATCTTGTGAATTTGAAAAAAGGGGAGCGCCTAGAGACTGGTAGCTACGGGGGAAGACTCTATTTTCAAAATTCATCGATCTATACTGGAGTGAATCTCAAGAGCATTGGGATGTGGAGCGATCTCGTTTCCAAGGCGAAAGAGGCGGAGAAGGATGACAGAGAGATTCTGGTTAGCCGGATCGAGTGTTCCGGCAGGCTGGATCAAGGCCAATTCATCAAGGCCAGTGACATCTTCTATATCGACACTTGGGAGCCTAAACGTAATTATCACGTTCCCCGGTTTTACACGGAAGAGGGCTGCTTTACGGCCGGATTGACCTTCCAGAGCTGCAAGGAAGCCTTTCCTCACTTTTTCCCCGCGTATAACGGAAGCCTGGTTAACATTGACTGGATCGATCGTATCGAAGAAAAAATGTATGGAGACACCCTCCTGTTTAAAGATTCCGAACACAAGACAGGCATTGCCCGAAGTAAAGTGAAGTATCTTAAATCTATTATTGAACAATGA
- a CDS encoding LytTR family DNA-binding domain-containing protein: protein MLNLTVTEDEQGAGMQQLPINEILFLQSNANAFIDVHTKNKQYYVVGSLKFWESAFEQTELNFFRLDRGVLTNLDKIRCINTSLKVAYFDYPLKTDTKYCTISYGRYRAILNKLPPELPKIEEEWL from the coding sequence ATGCTTAACCTGACAGTTACTGAGGACGAGCAAGGGGCGGGCATGCAGCAACTGCCTATCAATGAGATTTTGTTTCTGCAATCTAATGCTAACGCTTTTATTGATGTCCATACCAAAAACAAACAGTATTACGTTGTGGGATCACTAAAATTTTGGGAGAGCGCGTTTGAACAGACGGAGCTGAATTTTTTCCGGTTGGATCGCGGCGTACTGACCAATCTGGATAAGATCAGATGCATTAATACCTCCTTGAAGGTTGCGTACTTCGATTACCCGCTGAAGACGGATACCAAGTACTGCACGATTTCCTACGGAAGATATAGAGCGATTCTTAACAAACTGCCGCCGGAACTTCCGAAAATTGAGGAGGAATGGTTATAA
- a CDS encoding nitroreductase family protein, with amino-acid sequence MSQQTFNPTQELSEEVEANRKADHPINPLFLNRWSPRSYADRVVSEEDLLTVLEAARWAPSARNGQPWRFVLAKTEEQLQTFRELVLPSNRLWADQAPVLIALASYKLWDDGQPNRFHAFDTAAAWQALALQASLLGLSTRAIASFDQEKARTALNVPDDYEVHLIIALGYKGDAGSVHENYRELEKPNARRSLSDSIIEGKWAAPQA; translated from the coding sequence ATGAGTCAACAAACGTTTAATCCGACCCAGGAGCTTTCTGAAGAAGTAGAAGCCAATCGCAAAGCCGATCATCCGATTAACCCTTTATTTTTGAACCGGTGGTCGCCGCGCTCGTACGCTGACCGTGTCGTTAGTGAAGAGGATTTGCTCACCGTACTGGAAGCTGCGCGCTGGGCACCGTCGGCGAGAAACGGACAGCCTTGGCGTTTTGTCCTGGCCAAGACGGAGGAGCAGCTGCAGACCTTCCGCGAGCTGGTGTTGCCGAGCAACCGGCTGTGGGCGGATCAGGCTCCCGTCCTTATTGCCCTTGCTTCCTACAAGTTGTGGGATGATGGCCAGCCCAACCGATTCCATGCGTTCGATACCGCAGCGGCTTGGCAGGCGCTTGCCCTTCAGGCTTCTCTGCTGGGCCTGTCCACACGGGCAATTGCCAGCTTCGATCAAGAGAAAGCCCGCACTGCTCTGAACGTCCCGGATGATTATGAGGTGCACTTGATTATTGCGCTCGGTTATAAGGGAGATGCAGGCAGCGTGCATGAGAACTATCGCGAGCTTGAGAAACCCAATGCCCGCCGCAGCTTAAGTGATAGCATCATTGAAGGAAAATGGGCTGCGCCGCAAGCGTAA
- a CDS encoding ABC transporter substrate-binding protein, with product MKRRFAFLIAIVCILIIAGCGNGGNNNSAQSTNSGTSETAAPAASEAPKKDVTIKVFQFKVEIAEQLNALAEEYEKETGVKVQVETHGGGEDYGALLKAEIASGSEPEIFNNGGFAALVPYMDRATDLSDQPWVSNLIPTSKIPTTVDGKLYGLPMNVEGYGLIYNKDLFAKAGITEEPKTLPQLKDAVAKLKAAGITPFEATNEWWSMGIHMVNVAMANQPDPAQYIEDLKAGKQTIKDNAIFKQWLDFVDVVFNNAQDNKVTTDYATQVADFASGKAAMMQQGNWTQGDIDKIDPNLKLGLLPIPINDKEGHIFVGVPNNWIVNSKSAHPEEAKAFLNWMVSSETGKKFLTKDFKFIPALSNISTTAEDIGQVAVAVQEQSSTALSWNWDRFPDGVTQGFGAAMQEYLGGQVNRDQLLEKLDKAVQDIVKQ from the coding sequence ATGAAGAGACGATTCGCATTTCTGATCGCAATCGTTTGCATCCTGATTATTGCAGGCTGCGGCAACGGCGGAAATAACAATTCTGCTCAGAGCACCAACAGCGGCACCTCAGAGACCGCGGCTCCGGCTGCATCGGAAGCACCCAAAAAAGACGTAACGATTAAAGTCTTCCAGTTCAAGGTTGAAATTGCCGAACAGCTCAATGCGCTTGCTGAAGAGTATGAGAAAGAAACCGGAGTGAAAGTCCAGGTTGAAACTCACGGCGGCGGCGAAGACTACGGCGCGCTGCTGAAAGCTGAAATCGCTTCCGGTTCTGAACCCGAAATCTTCAATAACGGCGGTTTCGCCGCTCTCGTCCCTTATATGGACCGTGCAACCGATCTGTCGGATCAGCCTTGGGTCAGCAACCTGATCCCTACCTCCAAAATCCCGACAACAGTGGATGGCAAGCTGTACGGCCTTCCGATGAACGTTGAAGGCTATGGCCTGATCTACAACAAGGACCTGTTCGCCAAAGCCGGCATTACCGAAGAGCCGAAGACACTGCCTCAGCTGAAAGATGCGGTAGCCAAGCTGAAAGCCGCAGGCATCACGCCTTTTGAAGCAACCAATGAATGGTGGTCCATGGGTATTCACATGGTGAATGTGGCCATGGCCAACCAACCCGATCCTGCTCAATACATCGAGGACCTGAAAGCAGGCAAACAAACGATCAAAGACAATGCTATTTTCAAACAATGGCTCGATTTCGTGGACGTTGTCTTCAATAACGCACAGGACAATAAAGTAACCACCGACTATGCTACACAAGTCGCTGACTTCGCTTCCGGCAAGGCTGCCATGATGCAGCAGGGCAACTGGACGCAAGGCGACATCGACAAGATTGATCCGAACCTGAAGCTCGGCCTGCTGCCGATTCCGATTAACGACAAGGAAGGTCATATCTTCGTCGGCGTGCCGAACAACTGGATCGTGAACAGCAAATCAGCTCATCCGGAAGAAGCCAAAGCGTTCCTTAACTGGATGGTCAGCTCGGAAACCGGCAAGAAATTCCTGACAAAAGATTTTAAATTCATCCCGGCTCTGTCCAACATCTCCACCACTGCCGAAGACATCGGCCAAGTCGCTGTAGCCGTTCAAGAGCAATCTTCAACAGCTCTGAGCTGGAACTGGGACAGATTCCCGGATGGCGTAACACAAGGCTTCGGCGCAGCTATGCAGGAATACCTGGGCGGCCAAGTCAACCGCGACCAGCTGCTTGAGAAGCTGGATAAAGCCGTACAGGATATCGTGAAACAATAA
- a CDS encoding carbohydrate ABC transporter permease yields the protein MNVSQYKTKTFVLEVFAILLALLFLAPFYLVLSNSVKTLKEILLDAASFPQIFHWSNYSSVWKMIDFPQAFWNSLQITLLSVLLIVLFSSMAAYQIVRRPTKFNSFVFLLLVSAMIIPFQSLMLQLVRVTSLLELRGELYGIVACYLGFGMPLSVFLFHGFIKTVPLELEEAARVDGSNPYGVFFRIVFPLLMPIMVTVVILNTLWIWNDYLLPVLIIGGNKDLTTLPLAVTKFFGQYTKKWDLALAGLVMAIVPILLFFLSLQRYIVEGVTAGSVKG from the coding sequence ATGAACGTCAGCCAGTACAAGACCAAAACCTTTGTTCTCGAAGTCTTTGCCATCCTGCTTGCCTTGCTGTTTCTGGCGCCCTTCTACCTGGTACTGTCGAACTCGGTTAAGACGTTAAAGGAAATTCTGCTCGACGCCGCCTCGTTTCCCCAGATTTTTCATTGGAGCAACTACAGCAGCGTTTGGAAAATGATCGATTTCCCGCAGGCGTTCTGGAACTCTCTGCAAATTACTCTGCTTAGCGTCCTACTCATTGTACTGTTCAGCTCAATGGCGGCTTACCAGATTGTTCGCAGACCTACGAAATTCAACTCTTTTGTGTTCCTGCTGCTCGTCTCGGCCATGATCATTCCTTTTCAATCGCTGATGCTTCAGCTTGTAAGGGTTACCAGTCTGCTGGAGCTGCGCGGTGAGCTGTACGGAATCGTCGCCTGCTATCTCGGCTTCGGCATGCCGCTGTCAGTCTTCCTGTTCCACGGCTTCATCAAGACCGTTCCGTTAGAGCTCGAAGAAGCGGCCCGGGTGGACGGCTCCAATCCGTACGGCGTCTTTTTCCGGATTGTCTTTCCGCTGCTGATGCCGATCATGGTCACGGTTGTCATTCTGAACACCCTCTGGATCTGGAACGACTACCTTCTGCCAGTTCTGATTATCGGGGGCAACAAGGATTTGACGACGCTGCCGCTTGCGGTCACCAAGTTTTTCGGGCAATATACTAAGAAGTGGGACCTCGCCCTGGCAGGTCTGGTTATGGCCATCGTTCCGATCCTGTTGTTCTTCCTTAGTCTGCAAAGGTATATCGTCGAGGGAGTTACCGCCGGTTCCGTTAAAGGCTGA
- a CDS encoding carbohydrate ABC transporter permease, translated as MKRALVARKGWSQQIVFLGPCLLFFLTIVITPFILGFYYSSTDWNGLDLNKAVWTGSANWSRILHDDNFWHSLNFTLRFTVISVVIANILALVLAFLLMGALKTKNVLRTVFFMPNVIGGILLGYIWQFIFTKGFATIGDLTHISFFELPWLGTPNTGFWGLVIVFVWQTAGYMMIIYIASLAGIPKDLIEAAKIDGARPHQLFTSVYVPLIMPAITICLFLTISNAFKMFDLNLSLTKGGPGTSTQSLAYNIYSEALINNRYGLGTAKALLFFAAVSIITITQVLITKRKEVSA; from the coding sequence GTGAAAAGAGCTCTCGTCGCACGCAAAGGCTGGAGCCAGCAAATCGTATTTTTGGGACCCTGCCTGCTGTTTTTTCTGACCATTGTGATAACCCCTTTTATTCTAGGCTTCTATTATTCTTCCACCGATTGGAACGGACTGGATCTGAATAAAGCGGTATGGACAGGCTCGGCCAACTGGAGCCGCATACTGCATGACGACAATTTCTGGCATTCGCTTAATTTTACACTTAGATTCACTGTCATTTCCGTAGTGATCGCCAATATTTTGGCGCTGGTGCTGGCTTTCCTGCTGATGGGTGCGCTCAAGACCAAGAATGTGCTCCGGACCGTCTTCTTCATGCCCAATGTTATCGGCGGCATTCTGCTCGGCTACATTTGGCAGTTCATCTTCACTAAAGGCTTCGCCACCATCGGCGACCTGACGCATATTTCTTTCTTCGAGCTTCCGTGGCTTGGAACGCCGAACACCGGCTTCTGGGGCCTCGTCATCGTATTTGTCTGGCAGACCGCGGGTTATATGATGATTATCTATATCGCTTCGCTCGCCGGCATCCCGAAGGATCTGATCGAAGCCGCCAAAATTGACGGTGCGCGACCCCATCAGCTTTTTACAAGCGTTTACGTGCCGCTGATCATGCCAGCCATTACAATCTGCCTGTTCCTGACGATCTCCAACGCGTTCAAAATGTTCGACCTCAACCTGTCGCTGACAAAGGGCGGACCGGGAACCTCGACGCAGTCGCTGGCGTATAACATCTACTCCGAGGCCCTGATCAACAACCGCTACGGTCTGGGCACTGCCAAGGCACTGCTCTTCTTCGCCGCCGTATCGATCATTACGATTACCCAGGTACTGATTACGAAGCGCAAGGAGGTATCCGCATAA
- a CDS encoding cache domain-containing sensor histidine kinase codes for MFKHSIRNRLMALILLAAVIPAGVSVMFSYLYTKQSVTEQAVEQNRKLLTLGAANLDNYFQGINQRALSVYSGINVQSSFYTSILSVKNPNTLPKGTVQPDNRNIVSTQLYNLFLADRNIFQIHLYVRANKQSNTLLQGQFRREYNPRYTPLPNPSGSVRPFVEATHMDHQYGIKSGFPNYKAGATPVFSAHYPIFRTPSDEVIADLSIDFRLTELEDIAKSMYNSDIERLYIADERGNVLYASGGDWIGKPIEAGWSKLPQGKERGHFSWNNKEFKGIIMYKHMDSKIFKGNIIKLVPYEDLYSDARTISRINTGIGVLFLIIAGIAGVLISIGFTRPIKQLISYTQKVQIGQLDASVDSVSEDEFGLLARKITDMTRTINDLILQEYRLEIANKTNQLKVLQAQVNPHFLYNALQSIATLSLRYNAPKIYDLIYSLGSMMRYSMTMGETQATLQSEIEHMENYVILQRERFGEENLRMDVDVDECARAVIVPKMILQPLVENIFKHGFQDGIKDGVISITGKLEEECLVITVRDNGRGITGERLNEVRSSLERMEPGEYDGIGLRNVLSRLRLQISERSQLLLQGGEGGAEVVLIIPLEDEGSRKEKGTE; via the coding sequence TTGTTCAAACACAGTATCCGCAATCGGCTAATGGCTCTTATTCTGCTGGCTGCCGTTATTCCGGCTGGAGTCTCGGTCATGTTCTCGTACCTGTATACGAAGCAATCGGTAACCGAGCAGGCCGTGGAACAGAACCGCAAGCTATTGACGCTGGGAGCGGCCAATCTGGACAATTATTTTCAGGGAATCAACCAACGGGCGCTTAGCGTATACAGCGGGATTAATGTACAGAGCTCGTTCTATACCTCCATTCTGTCAGTCAAGAATCCGAATACGCTTCCAAAAGGGACTGTTCAGCCGGACAACCGGAATATCGTGTCCACGCAGCTGTACAATCTTTTTCTGGCAGACCGGAATATTTTTCAGATCCATCTTTATGTAAGGGCTAACAAACAGTCCAACACGCTGCTGCAGGGGCAGTTCCGCAGGGAGTACAATCCCCGGTATACGCCTCTTCCTAATCCAAGCGGCTCGGTCCGGCCTTTTGTGGAAGCGACGCACATGGATCATCAATACGGTATAAAGTCGGGTTTTCCGAACTACAAAGCGGGAGCGACGCCGGTGTTCAGCGCCCATTATCCCATCTTCCGGACGCCCAGCGACGAAGTCATCGCCGATCTGTCGATTGACTTCAGGCTGACCGAACTGGAGGATATTGCTAAATCCATGTACAATTCCGACATTGAGCGGCTCTATATTGCGGATGAGCGGGGAAATGTTCTATACGCTTCGGGTGGCGACTGGATCGGCAAGCCGATTGAAGCGGGCTGGAGCAAGCTTCCGCAGGGCAAGGAGAGAGGCCACTTTTCATGGAATAATAAGGAGTTTAAGGGTATTATTATGTATAAACATATGGACTCGAAGATTTTTAAAGGTAATATTATCAAGCTGGTACCTTATGAAGACCTGTACAGTGACGCAAGGACGATCAGCCGCATCAATACCGGCATCGGCGTGCTGTTTCTGATTATCGCGGGCATTGCCGGCGTGTTGATTTCCATCGGATTTACAAGACCGATTAAGCAGCTGATTTCCTACACGCAGAAGGTGCAAATCGGACAGCTGGACGCTTCCGTCGATTCGGTGAGCGAGGATGAGTTCGGGCTCCTGGCCCGCAAAATTACCGATATGACCCGGACGATCAACGACTTGATCTTGCAGGAGTACCGGCTGGAAATTGCCAACAAGACCAATCAATTAAAGGTGCTGCAGGCCCAGGTCAACCCGCATTTTTTGTATAACGCGCTGCAGTCCATCGCCACCCTGTCCCTGCGGTACAACGCTCCCAAAATCTACGATCTCATTTATTCCCTGGGCAGTATGATGCGCTATTCCATGACGATGGGCGAGACTCAGGCGACGCTTCAGAGCGAGATCGAGCATATGGAGAATTATGTCATTCTGCAAAGGGAACGCTTCGGCGAGGAGAATTTGCGGATGGATGTCGATGTCGATGAATGCGCCCGCGCCGTAATCGTGCCTAAAATGATCCTGCAGCCGCTCGTCGAGAACATCTTTAAGCACGGCTTCCAGGACGGCATCAAGGACGGCGTCATTTCCATCACCGGCAAGCTGGAGGAAGAGTGTCTGGTCATCACGGTCCGGGATAACGGCAGGGGTATTACGGGCGAACGCTTGAACGAAGTAAGAAGCAGCCTGGAACGGATGGAGCCCGGCGAGTACGACGGCATTGGACTCCGCAATGTGCTGTCAAGGCTCCGGCTGCAGATCAGCGAGAGGTCGCAGCTTCTGCTGCAAGGCGGAGAAGGCGGAGCGGAGGTTGTTCTGATTATTCCACTAGAAGATGAAGGCAGCAGGAAGGAGAAAGGAACGGAATGA